In Deferribacterota bacterium, the sequence CCAGATAATAGACCACAAATTGTTATTATAGGCAGATAGGGCATTAAAATTTTAAGTAGCATAGAACCAGTTTTTAACACTTCTTGCTGCTCATAATACCCAGGCATAAAAAATATAATTATATATTTAGAAAATATTATAAATATAAAAACAATTATAACGGTTATTATAAAAATAATGCTTATTAAACTACTTAAATATTTTAACGCAGAATATCTGTTCCTTGCTAATTTATCACTGAATATTGGCACAAATGCTGACGCCAAAGCACCTTCTGCAAAAAGCGCCCTAAATAAGTTTGGAATTGCAAAAGCTATAAAAAAAATATCAGTAATCTTTGTGGCACCAAAAAAGGAAGCAATCGAAATATCTCTAAA encodes:
- a CDS encoding lipid II flippase MurJ is translated as MKTNPFRFSVYKSGIGVILSRICGLFRDISIASFFGATKITDIFFIAFAIPNLFRALFAEGALASAFVPIFSDKLARNRYSALKYLSSLISIIFIITVIIVFIFIIFSKYIIIFFMPGYYEQQEVLKTGSMLLKILMPYLPIITICGLLSG